The following proteins come from a genomic window of Macaca fascicularis isolate 582-1 chromosome 8, T2T-MFA8v1.1:
- the LOC102135736 gene encoding large ribosomal subunit protein eL34-like has protein sequence MVQRLTYRRRLSYNTASNKTRLSRTPGNRIVYLYTKKVGKAPKSACGMCPGRLRGVRALRPKVLMRLSKTKKHVSRAYGGSMCAKCVRDRIKRAFLIEEQKIVVKVLKAQAQSQKAK, from the coding sequence ATGGTCCAGCGTTTGACATACCGACGTAGGCTTTCCTACAATACAGCTTCTAACAAAACTAGGCTGTCCCGAACTCCTGGTAATAGAATTGTTTACCTTTATACCAAGAAGGTTGGGAAAGCACCAAAATCTGCATGTGGTATGTGCCCAGGCAGACTTCGAGGGGTTCGTGCTCTAAGACCTAAAGTTCTTATGAGATTgtccaaaacaaagaaacatgtcAGCAGGGCCTATGGTGGTTCCATGTGTGCTAAATGTGTTCGTGACAGGATCAAGCGTGCTTTCCTTATCGAGGAGCAGAAAATTGTTGTGAAAGTGTTGAAGGCACAAGCACAGAGTCAGAAAgctaaataa